The following DNA comes from Brassica oleracea var. oleracea cultivar TO1000 chromosome C5, BOL, whole genome shotgun sequence.
TCAACTGTTTTCATATAATCCAAATCGGTATGATAATCAGCCTCCCCATATTTGTTCATTCTTCATGTCTATGACATTACTTTAGTAAAATCTGCGTCCAAAAAATTTGAAATCTTAACAAAATTATGCAATCACATTGTAGCTATTATCACTCTCTTCTGTATATTAATACTATATCTTGTAAAATCACAAAGAATCCTTAATTTTTCTTCTAAACTCTAAAATTCCTCTCGATAACTGAACGTAGAGACACATGATATTGATTAAATCAATTACATTAATATATAACAAATATTTATAAACAGGAACAATTAACTAACTTATATACTTTTATTAGTTTACGCACTTTTAATAGTTTCAATTAACTAACTTATATACTACAAACTACAAATTAATACTTTTTCAGACAAAAAAAGGATCATACATTGTTCTTGTTTGAAAACGAAAAAAAGTGTTTGTACGAGAAAAAAAAAGCGATTGTAGAAAGTGATAACTGAAATGAATTGTTTGTAAACTCATAGTGTACGTACCTCTTTTTATAGGCTATATTTTTTGTTTTTTGTTTTATTAAAAAAAATAATTAAAATAATTAAAACATCACAAACCACTCATTTTCACGGTAAGTGCGGGTATGAGGCATCTTGCCTATAACAACAACACATGGAGTTTTATCCAATTTTTTTATTATTTTAAAATTCATAAAATGCAAACCAAAGAGTTAAAAAGAATATTGACAGTTTATGGCCCACCTTGTTTTGTTCTGTGGACCACATTCACAACTCATAGCCTAAGAGTCTGATTGGTAAACATGAGAGTAAATTGGAGTAAATGAAAATGTGAAAACAGATGAAATAAAAAAGGTGAAAATAGTGAAGGGAGAAACGAAAGTGGAGTAACATGAGTTAAGCTAACGAAATCTAGAGTAAATGATAGAATGTTTTTTCTTCATTTGTACAGTAACTAAAGTAAATAGAAAATTATAATATTCTACTTGATTGGCAAAATTTTTGCTGAACTTTGAGTAATTTTAAATGTGGAGTAAAATATTACTCTAAAACAACCATTCAGCCACACCCTAAAGTTGTGATTGACAAAACTAAAAATAAGAGAAAAATAGAGTAAATAAATAAGCGGAAATAAATGAAAATAAGACTGAGGCACGAAGAATAAGAAAGACAAAATGAGAGTAAATATATTTCTCTAAGAAATTAGAGTAAAACTTAGATTATTTTTCTCTTTTTAAACAGTAAATAGCTACATTTAAAAATATTTATTTCACTCAAATGGTAAATTTTGTAGCTAAATTTGGAGTAAGCTTAATTTCAAAGTAACATTTCTCTATTAATACCATACAGTCAAAGCTTAAAATTGTGACGAGTAAATAGGTAAAAAGATAAAGGTGAAACATGGAAGAAAAAAAATATAGAGTAAATGTTTTTGTCTAGTTATAAAAAACCATTCTAATTTTATTTTTTTAGACATTTAGGTTTATATACATATTTGAAGCATAAATTAAAGAAATGTCCTTGTTGATTTCTTGACCACCTTTTGAACCATTTTGACGATTTTACCCCTACACATGAGAGAAGAAAGTGTACATGTTCGCATGTATAGGTCTATACCTAGGAGATGCTTCACCTAAAAATCTTAAAGTTATTGGGAAAAAAGTGTACCAAATCTGCTAAAAGACTAGTATCCTCTCTTTTTTTTTGTACAATTAATATGTTCTCACACTTCAAACGAAACAATAATAAGCAGATCATATAAACTTCTCAAAATTTTATCCATGGCGGATCACCGTTGAGAGTATAATGTAATGTGTGTTAAACTTATTTATTGTCTTATTATTAAAAGGAGCGAGCAAAATTCAATTTTTAAGAGAAAATGAAGAGATAAGTGAGAACAATCATGGAAGTTATAGAGCATGGACTGATTAATAGAATGTATGTTAAGAAGAAGAAGAAAGAGACATATTATGGAAAATCAAACTGGGATATACACCGTTAACAATAAGATATTTCATAGCAGCTATATATTTTGTTGCATATCCAATATATATTAACACTTAACTTTGTAATTGACACAAATTTTTCATATCTTAGATAATGTATAACTCTATAATTTAGTAGGTACATATTATGTTAGTTGAAAACTAATTTCTGGTCGCTACGTTATCATGTTTATTTAATGATTAGTGCATTACATTAGTGGATTTGGTTTAGCATGTTAAATTTAGAGATTAAATAATAGTTTGATATTTGTAATGTTGTTCGTGAGAAAGTTATTATACAGTGTTAGATGTTATATAAAATGTTATTGTATATTTGTTTTATTAGAGGACAACACCAACAACCATGGTTAATTGCCCAGATTTCTACTAAACAAATACATAAACTACCAAATTTTCTTTCCGAATAACAACCAGTCCAATGAAAAAATAGTTCATCTATATAAAGTTGTCGCTGTTAATCTTCTTTTCGAATCTTTCAACAGTCACCAATTACGTTTACGGAAACTTTCGCGTCACCTAACAAAAATGTATCGGATAACAAATCATGTATCAAATAACAAATTCTTTAACAAACAACATATTAACTCACACCATGTATCAACTCATTTGTCATCTAACAAACCAATTATCTTAAATGTACAAGCTCACAAGCCATTTATCCAACCATTTATCATCTACACAAACTATCTATCACTTAATTTCAAGTATTTTGAACATCATACTAACCAATTATCAAATTTTTGGTATCAAACTATGTATCATCTAACAAAACGTGGACCAAGTATCTAATTATTTATCAGATAACAAATAATTTATCATACAAAGTATTAACTCACAAACCATGTATCAATTAATTTGTCCGCTAACAACCCATGTCTCAACAATGTATAAGCTAATAAATCATTTTTCAAACTATTTATCAGCTAACAAATCATGTATCAATTAACAAAACATATAACATCGGACCAATCATTTATCAATTAACCAGGTAGCAACTCATTTATCAGTTACAAACAATTTATCATACAACATATTAACTCATAAACCATGTATCAACCCATGTAGCAGCTAACAAATCGAATATCAAACAATATATATGCTAGCAAACTATTTTTTAGAACATTTAGCAGCCAACAAATCATTATCAATTAACGACAATTATAACATCTTAAATCATTTATCAATTAGCAGTGTATTGTTGTATCATTTAACAAAATATGTATTCCAAAGATTAGAAAATATAAGAACCGATAAAATTGAAAATCCACTATAAATATTTTTGGTAACTGAGTAAATATGGCTAACATAAATGTTATCAAAAATAAAATATCAACTAACATAAGGATCTGATAAAACTGAAGACCCGCAAGAACACTTTTATTATAGATAATTGTAAATGAATTGTGATTTAGAATTGAAGGTGGCGGTATCCGTGAGAGATAATCAAGATTGTACCTTGTATTTATCTGTGTATTGGTAGGAAGAAAACGAGATTTATTTTGACTCGGCGGTGGTGGCGTCAAAGATGGCAGAGGTTGGTGTTCTTTGAGAGCTTGCGAGTGGATGGGATGAGAGCGTTTGTGACAGAACTCAAGGAAGATCGGAGTGGAAGACTGGAAACGGCGTAGTGAATCTCTGGCCATCATCGTTAACAATAATCCAAAGAGAGTGTTGAAATTAATAATTTCAAGCTCAACAAAAATATGTTCTGATTGAGTTCGTTTTTGTCTTTTAATTCTTCTTCTTTTTCTCTATTTTAAACGGTGTTGTTTTGTTAGGAGAGATATATTTGACAAATTTTAAGTTCATGTATATGATCAGAAGTTATGACAACAAGCTGATAGACAAATGGACTTACCTAATAAACACTAGAGGCATAATCCGTATGGTTTGGATGAAGGTAAAAAAATAGTTAATTAATTATTGTCCATTTTATGGGCATAGCTCCTAATTTTTCTATTTTTGGTGTGAAATGACAAAAACTACTTTTATATGATTGGATAAAAATGGATTAACTCAGTAGAAAATCTATTTTACTTTATTTTGTTATCGCTAACCATGTTTACAGTCATACTCAAATATACTAAGAAACTGAAATAACCCTAATAAACAATACTGTCTATTCTTTTTTTTCACATTTACTCCGAAATATTCTGGTTATGGTTATGATACCAATCAAACCCAAAAGGTTATATTAATAACCAATTTTGCCCAAAAGTAAACAAAAGTGTACCTCCAATCAAACTTTTGTTTGTTGCTCTCAACATCAGAAAACAAAGTTCAAGATGAAGACAATTTTTTTTTAATTACTTAAAAATCAAAGATTGGATTAGATTCAATCAAAACCATCACAAAAACACTCCAAAAACAAATTTACAAACTACACATTTTTTCTAAAGCTTTTTAATCGGCAGGACACTAAACAAACAAACAAACAAACAATCACTAAAAGCTTTTTTCTTAACAACATCCTCGAGTTTGTTTTCATCACACAGAAACTCTTCATAGAAACAACCTACTATTATCATCTCTCAGACAGCAATCTTGTAGATGACTGTCACCGGAATGTTAACCACGTGACCTCTGTCTCCAATTATCCCAATTTTTCCAAAACTCGCTACCGAACCATTCTTCATCGCCCTAAAAACAAGACTCAAGACCCTTGTCTGACCGTTCCCGATTGTAAACTTGGCAGGAGAGACCTTAACAGAAACCGAGTCAGGTGCCTTCCACCCTACTGTATAAGTCTCGTTTGCAACCGTGGCTGCAATGTTAGTAACCCATCTTAGGACAGTTCTAGTACCAACGAGCTTAGCTATTGTCACTGAGGGTAGGTTCAGGTCAGAGGCTGCAAGGGAGGAGTTGTAAGCCGAGCAGCTTTCGCCTGTGTAGTTGAGAACAACGGGAGATGATCCGTTGATGCGACAGAGAAACTTCATGTATTCATTGTAACCTATGTCGAAAATCAAACCAGGGTCAAGAGCTGCAGTAGCATTAACGAACCCGCTGCCCATATCTAAAGGCGTTGCAGGGGTTTGAGTAGCGTCAGGGTTTAAGACAGTGCGTTGCGCCATTATAGGACCACCCTTTCTGTCTGTTAGAGAAGCTGTTGTCGAGAGCGCGGATGCGGTGGCTGCAGGTGTGAAATGAGGGAACTTCTGCTTGATGAGTGCTGCAATACCCGTTACGTGTGGAGCAGACATGCTTGTCCCTGACTCCATCGCGAAACGCTCACCTAAACACCACCAATTAAAGAAGCTTAAATAGACTACAAGCACACACACATGATGAGTAGATCTTATAAGGAGAATGTACCTTGAAAATCAGCAGTACCGATGCCAAGAGGACTCCAAGCGCCCCATATGGAGTTCCCTGGAGCTACTAAGTTGGGTTTCATTACATCAGCATCTTGGAAAGAATCGTCTTCTGGGTCAGGTCCTCTAGCAGAGAAGTACATAACCTTCGGTGCTGTAATGCCATAGGTGGGCTTCATGCCACCAACTATTCTCGCAACTGATGCAGAACCAACTATTTTGCCTGAAGCATTGTCCCTCGACAGAGAAGTATTGTAGTACTGAAGTAAAGCCTGCGTACAGAACATAGGAAGAGTTAAGTTACATTCTTGTTCACTGTAATAGACTACTTCAAGATTGTGATTATACCAGAGAATCTTGTGGGGAGGAGATTAGAATCCCCGGGATATCCATCGGGGTTGAAGTCATCTGAAAACCGGTGGAAGAAGGATCCATATAAAAGACAAGACCTGCTGCTGTTAAGTTCTTAGCTGTTAGTAAGGCTTGTTTGATGGTTGAGACACCGAGAATGAACCGGACTGTATAACTGCAGACAAGGATCTTCCCATTCACCAGCTTCAGCTCGTAGCTACTCGAATCTTGGCACTCCCCAACATATATAGCATCCATAATGGTTGTACCATTGCGGAGCGCATGTGCAGCTAAAACAAGTTTGTGCATTGTCCTTGTACCAGCTAATAGCAAAAACGAGAAACTGGTAAAGGTAAGGTCATGAAAGAAGCTAGGGTGTAAAAAAAAAACGGACTTACAAGCGAGTCCAACTCCAGAGATAGTGACATTATTTCCTAGAATTATCGAGTTAGTATAAACTCTATCATGAGATGTAGCTCCAACAGTGAAGATCCAAGGACTGAAAGAAGACATGCTCTTAGGAGCTGGGCCTGTGTTTCCAGCTGCTTGCACTACAAAGATCCCAGCTTTCACAGCTGAAAGCAATGCCATATCGATCGGGTTGAAGAAGGTGGCGATGCCAGGTGGACGTCTGTTCGGTGTGATTGATAAGTTTATTATGTCAACTCCATCTTGAGCAGCCTTAACAAGAAGAAAGAAACAGACATAATAACTATGTCAACTACAAAATCATTTCACCAAAGTTTCATTACATCTGCTATTTTTATACCTGATCTATGGCTGCAATGATGTCCGCTGCAAAACCTCCAAACCTCTTATACAATGCCTTGTAAATAGCAACACTAACAAGAAGAGACGTGACATTTAATGTTTGTAAAAACTGTTTCCAAAGAGAATACCTCCTCCGTTTCATTTTATATGTTAATATGCAACGTAAGGAGTATCATTTTGTGGTATTGACTTACTGAGCACGAGGAGCCATCCCACTAGCATTCCCTAGGTGATGACCACAAACCACCACAGGGACCCCGTGATTCCCAGCTGCAACAGAAGCTGTGTGACTGCATAAACCAACCAATATCAGCATTAACCAAATTAGATTGAATCAACATAAGAGTGGCTTCTACACTTACGTGCCATGCCCTTCACCATCAAACGGTGAAGCATCGTCCTGAGATGAGTTCAAGACTCCTCTACTGAGAGCCGACTCAGCGAAATGGCGTGCTCCAACGAGCTTCCTGTTGCAAGAACCGGAAGGGAAACCAGTGGTGACTTCACAGACACCAGTAAACCGAGGAGGGACCGGATATGAATGTCCTGGGACTTTGTCACTGAAACTAGGATGAGTTGGATCAATTCCAGTATCGATAAACCCTATAACAACTCCTTCTCCTGCATACTCAGAGCCTCCTTCACGGGGCCAAGCTCCACGTGGCAAACCTAAGAACTGCGGCGTGTGAGTGGTTGCTTTCTTAACCGGATAATCCAGAACCACATTGTGCACTTCCTCTCTTGCAGCGAGTCTATCAGCCTTAAGAATTTAAAAACCCAGTTAAAGCATTGAACAAGCAGTAACAATTAGAGATTCAGAGAGATGAGAGTACCTGCTGTTGGGTGATAACAGCTGAAAACCCATTGATGAGATAGTGGTAGCTGTAGAGCTTAATGTAATTCTCCTTTCTCAATACTTTTCTCAACAACGAGTCATGAACTCTAACTATAGAGGCGCTTCGGTTCCTAAATGTATAAACAAAGAGATTGAGATTGTAATCGGAGCATAAAGGTATCAGCTTGAATCTCAAAATTCCATCAGACATAGCTTCGTTTAACAACATAAAGGTTTCAGCTTGGAGCCGCCTTTTATAGTTTAAGACTTTCAGGAAAAGACCAAAGAACAACAAGCGACAAGTAATCTGGGACCCAAAATTGATGAATTGCAACATTTGTGGCAAACATGAAGAAAAACTAAAAAGGAGTTATCTTTTTTGTACATACGATGTTCTGTAAGTTTGAGATGAAGTAGATGTGAGGCTGTGCTTGGATACACTCGTTTCTCTGTCGGATGAGGAATGAACAGATGGAGGGTCCTTGAGGGTAACAATGTAAACAGCAGAAGAAGAAGAAGCGGCTGCGTTTTGGTCGGAATCATCCAAACAGAACACAGAGGACGAAACCAAACAGAGCACAAACACGGAACGCACAAGTGAAGAAGACTCTTCCATGATTCTTGAGCAAAAATTCTCACAAGAAAAGGGGCAAAGAATGGAAATTGCAGATACCCATCAAAGCTCCATGGGAGTAGAGTAGATTATCTCAGAAGTATAGAAGGAGGGAGAGAGAGAGAGGAGAGGTAAAAGGGTTTTAGAGTACAATGGTCTCGGAGTATAGTACTTTTGTCTGAAGAAAGAAGAAAAAAGCTTCTCGGTGTCTGAACGTTTTATTAATGCAAAAGCATCGGTGGTGGAAAAGACTTTTTAACATGTTCTCACTTGTAGTTTCCTTTTGTTTCCAAGTGTGTTTATGCTTCGTAATGCATCTCTATATAGCTTTACTATATAGTATACAAAATGATCATTTTGTTGTCTTTTATTTCGTTTTTGGCTCCGGGTTCAGTGTGTATATATGCTGATACACATAGAGTAACTTCATTTATTTGGCACACATAAGACCATGATTAATCCGGAGTTCTTAGAGTGAGGTTTTTAGCGGAAGTTAAAAAACGGTTTCTTAACTTCCGCTAAGAACCCCATCCTAAGAACCTCGGGTTAACAAACATCACCTCTTGTTGTTTGTTTTACATTATTCATAAACGTTGCGTTTTAATGTTCTATTTTGGTGGTTAAGACAAGACAACAGGTGAAAGTGTTCATATACAAGCTGAGAAGTTTTTTGAGTCTTTTAAAATCTTTTTTTGTTTGTTCTTTTATCTTTTAGCCTTTTAGGTGACGTTTTGTCTATTGTCCAACGGTAAGATTCTTTGATAAGTCGCTTTTCTTCTTCTCCTTATACTCATCCGTGACTCTTCTTCTTCTTTTGACCATTTTCAACCAAAACAACAAAACCGATCAAGCTATAACGGATGTATCCAGATCGGTCCAGACTCGAAATACTTATTCTTCACTTAGCAGCATACGAACAAACAAAACCAAGATTTAACCCCTTTTTTTTTCTCATGAGACAAGAAGATATGCTTTACTGTTCTAGAAGCACACATGAGATGAAAGCCATGATTAACTAGCCGCATCAAAAGAAGTAGGTCCAATGTATACTTGTAACTTTTTAACTTTTTAATTAACACGAGTCATTACACTCGCTTTACATCATTGTATTTAGTATTTACCCGTTGAGTACCTTCTTTTTAGCAAGAGATAATGGATTCTGTAATCAACACCATGTCTGCGGTTGGTTCCAAATTAAACCAACACTAAAAAATATCTCCTTTTGTAGTAGTTCTTAACTTCTTATCCCACGAACCGGTTTACTCAAAATCTTTGTGGTGTTTCCTCACTGAACCAAACAAACAATACACATGCTTGGGATTTACAGTAATTCATCATCCATATCGATGAATCCTAAAATTCACTTAGACATAGGATTTATGGAAATAAAAACTTCACTAACAAATAAGCTCAAAATAGAAAGCCTAAGCTATGAACCTATGATCAAAGAGGGAAAATAGATGTTTTATTGATAATATTAAAGATGAATACAAAAGAATACATGTGATGCTTGGTAGCAACGGAAATACTGTATAATGAGTGTATCATTTAGCTACGGACCATCCCCATCTTGTTCTTGCCTCCTCCTTATTTTATAGGTAGGTCTTCTAGGCAGATCATAATGGCGGTGTGATTTCCGGCGTGGACCGAGTACATTAGTGATGGCTTTTAATGTCTTTGATTCTTGGGTCCTGGCCCTCTCGAACCCTGGATGGATTTTGATCTTGGTGGGCCTTGATGATGATCGGTTTTGGGCTCTTTGGATAAGGAGATGGGTGAAACCGGGATCCAACACATATGACCTTAAAGCACGTTCAAGCTCTTCGACATGGACCGGACCGGTTAAAGCATAATCCGGTTCTCGGGTTATACGTCTTGATCCCAGATCTTAAGGCCCAATAATAGTTGGGCTACATACGATCCGTCACATATCAAATAGTTTTTTTATTTATCCAGCCACGTTGCCTTGGAGGGGTGATCTGATGATAGTCGATAGATTTCGAACTTTGAAGTTGCAGAGTGAAATGGCGGTGATGATATCGACGATTAGCTTCGTCAACGCCTCTTTCCTCGATGAAAGTCTGAACTTTCGCCGCAATTCTCTCCGAAGACCGGTGTTTCCTCAAGCTTGGTTCAACGGCCGGCGGCTCGTTCCTCTGAAATCGAAGAAAAATGTAATCTTGTGTTTGAATTTGAACGCGAAGGAGGTTAGTGAGTTCAAACCCAGTTTCGATCAGTACCTGCAAATCATGGAATCGGTTAAAACAGCTCGGAACAAGAAGAAGAAAGTCGACGCCTTGGTTATAGACAAAGGTGAGGATGATGGTGCTAGAAGAAGATTAGTGTTGGGACGAGGTGTCGAAGATGTGAAGACTAAAGATGAAGGCTTCAGGAGAAGATACTCGAGGCAGGAGTTGGTCAGCGGCGAGAAACGCGATGACGGGAGAGGTTTCAAGAGGAATGAGGAAAGTGGGATTCAGAGAGATGTGAAATGGAGCAAGAGTGTTGAGACTTCTTCAGCGACTGTCCCAGAAGATGAGAGCTTCAGGAGAAGAAAGTACGCGAAGCAGGAGATGGTTAAGTACCCGCGTTCCCCTAGAGGGATTGAGCGAGGTTCTAAAGCTGATGTTCTTGGAGATATGCGGTTCCAGAGAACAGCCAAAGATGTCAAATGGAGTAAGACTGGTGAATCTTGTTCAGTGACTGCGCCAGAAGATGAGAGCTTCAACAAAAGGTACGTGAGGCAGGAGATGGTTAGTTACCATCGTTCCCCTGATGCATCCAAAGGGATTGATAGAGGTTCCAACGCTGATACTGTTGGAGATAGGCGCTTTCAGAGAATAGCCAAAGATGTCAAATGGAGTAAGAGTGGTGAACCTTCAGTGATTGTGCCTGAAGATGAGGGTTTCAGGAGACAGAATCCTAAGCAGGAGATGATGAGGTATCAGCGTGTCAATGGTACATCAAGAGGAAGTGAGAGAGGTTCCAGGGGAGATGGTTTGGATCTTCTCGCTGAGGAAAGTCGAATTGAGAGACTAGCCATCGAGAGGCATGAGTTAAGAAGTAGCAAGTTGAGTAGAACCAGGATTGTGGGTGCTAAGAAAGATGATGATGGCTTGTTTGACATGGAAAGTCCTGCCTTTAGATTTTCCGATGAGTCCAGTGACATAGTGGACAAGCCAGCAACTTCACGTCTCGAAATGGAAGACAGAATCGAGAAGTTGGCAAAAGTGTATGTGTTTTAAGTTACTATCTAGTTTTGGTTACTTTGAAGAAAGACACTAGGAGTTAGATATGTTGATTTAGTTGTGTGTTATTGCAGTCTTGCAGATGAGATTAGGGAGTTAGATTAGTTCATTTCTCATGAAACTATTATCAAATTCAGCTGAATTTTATGTTTAAGGAAGTTTATTTCGCTAGGTTGAATGGTGCAGACATCAATATGCCTGAATGGCTCTTTTCGAAGGCGATCCGGAGTGCAAAGATCAGATATACGGATTACACTATAATGAGACTGATCCACTTTCTAGGGAAACTTGGAAACTGGAGACGAGTTCTTCAAGTCATTGAGTGGCTTCAAAGGCAAGACCGTTTCAAATCAAACAAGCTAAGGTACTAAAAGTGAGCTGTTGGAATTCAGTTGTAGAACTCTAGATTCTTAATAATGCTGACAGATTTTACCTTTTTGGATCCAGAATCGTTTACACAACTGCACTAAATGTGCTTGGTAAGTCAAGAAGGCCTGTGGAAGCTCTCAATGTATTCCATGCAATGATGGTAAAAAACCCTTATACCATTCATGTATGTGTTCTTTTTGCTTCCGTTATGATCTGAGGTTTTCTTTGTGTTTTTCTTCACCAGTTACAAATATCATCATATCCGGATATGGTAGCGTACCGTTCAATTGCAGTAACACTTGGACAAGCTGGTCATATAAAGGAACTCTTTCATGTGATTGACACAATGCGATCTCCACCTAAAAAGAAGTTCAAGCCAACGACACTTGCAAAATGGGATCCCCGGCTTGAACCTGACGTTGTTGTGTACAATGCGGTCAGTGATTTATGATTGTCTCCTTCTTATTGAAGATATATATATATATATATATAGCCTACCTTTATCTAATGTAAGTGCTGGGTATCCATCCACCACAGGTGCTCAACGCATGTGTTCAACGGAAGCAGTGGGAAGGAGCATTCTGGGTCTTACAGCAGTTAAAGCAAAAAGGACAAAAACCTTCTCCTGTCACCTATGGCCTCGTCATGGAGGTTAAATAGTCTTTCTTCTCTTAACACTTAATGTTCTATAGCAACACAATTCAGTAGTGGATTTGTATTGTCTGTCTAAGCAGGTGATGCTAGCATGTGAGAAATACAACTTAGTTCATGAATTCTTCAGGAAGATGCAGAAATCCTCTATCCCTAATGCTCTAGCATACAGAGGTATTTTGTGAACTCTTTGTCTTTTTTTCCTCTACGTTATTAGTTTTTAAGGAGTGTAACCAACCATCTCATCCTGTGATCAG
Coding sequences within:
- the LOC106295622 gene encoding pentatricopeptide repeat-containing protein At1g30610, chloroplastic yields the protein MIVDRFRTLKLQSEMAVMISTISFVNASFLDESLNFRRNSLRRPVFPQAWFNGRRLVPLKSKKNVILCLNLNAKEVSEFKPSFDQYLQIMESVKTARNKKKKVDALVIDKGEDDGARRRLVLGRGVEDVKTKDEGFRRRYSRQELVSGEKRDDGRGFKRNEESGIQRDVKWSKSVETSSATVPEDESFRRRKYAKQEMVKYPRSPRGIERGSKADVLGDMRFQRTAKDVKWSKTGESCSVTAPEDESFNKRYVRQEMVSYHRSPDASKGIDRGSNADTVGDRRFQRIAKDVKWSKSGEPSVIVPEDEGFRRQNPKQEMMRYQRVNGTSRGSERGSRGDGLDLLAEESRIERLAIERHELRSSKLSRTRIVGAKKDDDGLFDMESPAFRFSDESSDIVDKPATSRLEMEDRIEKLAKVLNGADINMPEWLFSKAIRSAKIRYTDYTIMRLIHFLGKLGNWRRVLQVIEWLQRQDRFKSNKLRIVYTTALNVLGKSRRPVEALNVFHAMMLQISSYPDMVAYRSIAVTLGQAGHIKELFHVIDTMRSPPKKKFKPTTLAKWDPRLEPDVVVYNAVLNACVQRKQWEGAFWVLQQLKQKGQKPSPVTYGLVMEVMLACEKYNLVHEFFRKMQKSSIPNALAYRVLVNTLWKEGKTDEAIQTVEDMESRGIVGSAALYYDLARCLCSAGRCNEGLNTIKKICRVANKPLVVTYTGLIQACLDSGNVKNAAYIFDQMKEVCNPNLVTCNIMLKAYLQQDGLFEEGRELFQKMLEDGNNIESSSDFESRVLPDTYTFNTMLEACAEHKKWDDFGYAYREMLRHGYHFNAKRHLKMVLEASRAGQEEVMEETWEHLRRSNRIPPSPLIKERFCRKLEKGDHATAISSLAVLNGNIEETELRAWSTDAWSKVLYRFEKDSVLRLMDDVNRRVGLRSESSDSVLGNLLSSCKEFLKNRTQVL
- the LOC106343285 gene encoding subtilisin-like protease SBT2.5, whose protein sequence is MEESSSLVRSVFVLCLVSSSVFCLDDSDQNAAASSSSAVYIVTLKDPPSVHSSSDRETSVSKHSLTSTSSQTYRTSNRSASIVRVHDSLLRKVLRKENYIKLYSYHYLINGFSAVITQQQADRLAAREEVHNVVLDYPVKKATTHTPQFLGLPRGAWPREGGSEYAGEGVVIGFIDTGIDPTHPSFSDKVPGHSYPVPPRFTGVCEVTTGFPSGSCNRKLVGARHFAESALSRGVLNSSQDDASPFDGEGHGTHTASVAAGNHGVPVVVCGHHLGNASGMAPRAHVAIYKALYKRFGGFAADIIAAIDQAAQDGVDIINLSITPNRRPPGIATFFNPIDMALLSAVKAGIFVVQAAGNTGPAPKSMSSFSPWIFTVGATSHDRVYTNSIILGNNVTISGVGLASGTRTMHKLVLAAHALRNGTTIMDAIYVGECQDSSSYELKLVNGKILVCSYTVRFILGVSTIKQALLTAKNLTAAGLVFYMDPSSTGFQMTSTPMDIPGILISSPQDSLALLQYYNTSLSRDNASGKIVGSASVARIVGGMKPTYGITAPKVMYFSARGPDPEDDSFQDADVMKPNLVAPGNSIWGAWSPLGIGTADFQGERFAMESGTSMSAPHVTGIAALIKQKFPHFTPAATASALSTTASLTDRKGGPIMAQRTVLNPDATQTPATPLDMGSGFVNATAALDPGLIFDIGYNEYMKFLCRINGSSPVVLNYTGESCSAYNSSLAASDLNLPSVTIAKLVGTRTVLRWVTNIAATVANETYTVGWKAPDSVSVKVSPAKFTIGNGQTRVLSLVFRAMKNGSVASFGKIGIIGDRGHVVNIPVTVIYKIAV